A window of Costertonia aggregata contains these coding sequences:
- a CDS encoding DinB family protein, translating to MNVSELHPNTYNSYYQPYINKLADVELLALLQKQVDNFPKFIESIPNQKWKYAYHAGKWTIVEVLLHIIDAERIFQYRALRFARQDDTPLPGFDQDLYVPNSNSAHREKNDVIREYIAVRQSTIALFASFLDEDLKRIGMASDSEMSVAALGFIICGHQKHHRDVIRERYL from the coding sequence ATGAATGTATCCGAGCTGCATCCCAATACCTACAATAGTTACTACCAACCGTACATCAACAAGTTGGCCGATGTTGAGCTTTTAGCCCTTTTACAAAAGCAAGTAGACAATTTTCCAAAATTTATTGAAAGTATACCCAATCAAAAATGGAAATATGCCTATCACGCAGGAAAATGGACCATAGTGGAAGTTTTGTTGCATATTATTGATGCGGAACGAATTTTCCAATACAGGGCTTTGCGTTTTGCAAGACAAGACGATACCCCTTTACCGGGCTTTGATCAAGACCTTTATGTGCCAAATTCAAACTCTGCCCATAGGGAGAAAAATGACGTTATTAGGGAATATATTGCCGTGAGGCAATCTACCATTGCATTATTCGCCTCTTTTTTGGATGAAGATTTAAAGAGAATAGGAATGGCAAGTGATTCGGAAATGAGTGTGGCCGCTTTGGGCTTTATCATCTGCGGGCACCAAAAACACCATAGGGATGTGATCAGGGAAAGGTATTTATAG
- a CDS encoding Lrp/AsnC family transcriptional regulator: MSKVKLDEVDHQILDMLIDNTRTPFTDIAKKLLISAGTVHVRVKKMEEAGIIRGSSLTLDYVKLGYSFIAYVGIFLEKTHQTKFVLERLNQIPNVTVAHITTGKFNIFCKIRAKDTNHAKNIIFKIDDIDGISRTETMISLEESINDKKRLMHTIFNEL; the protein is encoded by the coding sequence ATGAGTAAAGTAAAACTTGATGAAGTTGACCACCAAATTCTGGACATGTTGATTGATAACACCAGAACACCTTTTACGGATATTGCAAAAAAACTTTTGATTTCTGCCGGAACGGTTCATGTTCGCGTAAAAAAAATGGAGGAGGCCGGTATCATAAGGGGCTCGTCCTTGACTTTGGATTACGTTAAGCTAGGATATTCATTTATAGCCTATGTTGGTATTTTCCTTGAAAAAACGCACCAGACCAAGTTTGTATTGGAGCGTTTAAATCAGATACCCAATGTAACGGTAGCACATATAACTACGGGGAAATTTAATATTTTCTGTAAAATCAGAGCCAAGGATACAAACCATGCTAAAAATATTATTTTTAAAATTGATGATATTGACGGTATCAGTAGAACCGAGACAATGATCTCTTTGGAAGAAAGCATTAATGATAAAAAACGATTAATGCATACCATTTTCAACGAGCTATAA
- a CDS encoding M14 family metallopeptidase, producing the protein MIAALDINYNRAKLSSINGRYVTCEHIDAVLEKWSANFQLDSIGTSVQKRVIKCITLGSGPKKILMWSQMHGNESTTTKAVLDVLHYLDNDFDSFSKIKNDFTIKIIPILNPDGAFAYSRANANGIDLNRDAQDLSQPESKVLRAVFDDFGPDFCFNLHDQRTIFNVGETQEPATVSFLSPAFDETRGLSAARETSMKLIVAINQTLQKIIPGKVGRYDDSFNPNCVGDAFQMTAIPTILFEAGHFPRDYDRKKTREFIFRALWAAIKSIKDGFETDFLVASYFDIPENNKKYFDILVKNANHLNSNYSKKDSIGILFTEILKENSIHFEPMVENVGDLTDYFGHVVYDCSKEKDLKEVKSDMALSKILNKI; encoded by the coding sequence ATGATAGCAGCACTGGATATAAATTACAATAGGGCAAAACTTTCATCAATAAATGGTCGCTATGTGACCTGCGAACATATTGATGCCGTGCTTGAAAAATGGAGCGCTAATTTTCAACTAGATAGTATTGGCACATCAGTTCAAAAAAGAGTTATAAAATGCATCACTTTGGGTTCGGGACCAAAAAAAATATTGATGTGGTCGCAGATGCATGGGAATGAGTCTACAACCACAAAGGCAGTTTTGGATGTTTTGCATTATTTGGATAATGATTTTGATAGCTTTTCAAAAATCAAAAACGATTTTACCATAAAAATAATCCCCATTTTAAATCCCGATGGTGCTTTTGCTTACAGTAGGGCAAATGCCAATGGAATAGATTTAAATAGGGATGCCCAAGATTTGAGTCAGCCCGAAAGCAAGGTTTTACGAGCCGTTTTTGATGATTTTGGACCAGATTTCTGTTTCAACCTGCACGATCAACGTACCATATTCAATGTTGGTGAAACACAAGAACCCGCAACGGTTTCCTTTTTATCCCCAGCTTTTGATGAAACCAGGGGGCTTTCCGCAGCTAGGGAAACCAGTATGAAACTAATCGTAGCCATAAATCAAACTCTACAAAAAATAATTCCGGGTAAAGTGGGCAGATATGATGATTCGTTTAACCCCAATTGTGTTGGGGATGCTTTTCAAATGACAGCAATACCAACAATTCTCTTTGAAGCGGGTCATTTTCCCAGGGATTATGACCGAAAAAAAACTAGGGAATTTATTTTTAGGGCCTTATGGGCAGCTATAAAATCGATAAAAGATGGTTTTGAAACTGATTTTTTAGTAGCATCCTACTTTGACATCCCTGAAAACAACAAAAAGTACTTTGACATTCTTGTTAAAAATGCCAATCATTTAAACAGTAATTACAGTAAAAAAGATAGTATAGGTATATTGTTCACTGAAATTTTGAAAGAAAATTCAATTCATTTTGAACCTATGGTTGAAAACGTTGGTGACTTGACTGATTATTTTGGTCATGTGGTCTATGACTGCTCAAAAGAAAAAGATTTAAAGGAAGTGAAAAGCGACATGGCTTTAAGCAAGATTTTGAATAAAATTTGA
- a CDS encoding helix-turn-helix transcriptional regulator, with protein MVNSQDFIKRLEKILHYYDLTASTFADKAGVQRSSISHLLTGRNKPSLEFVMKVVKSFPEVNLYWLLNGKGNFPAIASETSTLAKKAESINTTTPKSSKSIEKIIVFYTDGSFKAYEN; from the coding sequence ATGGTAAACAGTCAGGATTTTATAAAACGTTTGGAAAAAATACTCCACTACTACGACCTAACGGCTTCGACTTTTGCCGATAAGGCCGGTGTGCAACGTTCCAGTATTTCCCATTTACTTACCGGTAGAAACAAGCCTAGTTTGGAGTTTGTGATGAAAGTCGTAAAATCATTTCCAGAAGTTAACTTATACTGGTTGTTGAACGGTAAAGGGAACTTCCCTGCCATTGCATCTGAAACGTCTACCCTTGCGAAAAAAGCAGAATCCATCAACACAACAACGCCCAAATCCTCAAAATCCATTGAAAAGATTATTGTCTTTTACACCGATGGCAGTTTCAAAGCTTATGAAAATTAG
- a CDS encoding DNA topoisomerase IV: MQKRHLFVLSIFSIFFSCYQPERNCKDFKNGTFTYTATIDGEEKTTTFVRNGTVEIDFFESKSDTSSVRWLNDCEYIVKKMNPKNKAEEKSIHMKIMSTTKNSYTFEYGVVGSSKKTIGTAIKTK; encoded by the coding sequence ATGCAAAAAAGACATCTTTTCGTTTTATCGATATTCTCAATATTTTTCTCGTGCTACCAGCCCGAACGCAACTGTAAGGACTTTAAAAATGGTACTTTCACCTACACCGCAACAATAGATGGAGAAGAAAAAACAACCACATTTGTGCGTAATGGCACCGTTGAAATTGATTTTTTTGAAAGTAAAAGCGATACTTCATCCGTAAGATGGCTGAATGATTGCGAGTATATTGTAAAAAAAATGAATCCAAAAAACAAAGCCGAGGAGAAATCAATCCACATGAAAATAATGTCGACCACCAAAAATTCGTACACATTTGAGTACGGCGTCGTCGGCAGCAGCAAAAAAACCATTGGGACAGCCATTAAAACCAAATAA
- a CDS encoding TerC family protein, which yields MFDIFTSPDAWIALLTLTFLEIVLGIDNIIFISIAAGKLEKNQRKKATNIGLALAMIMRIVLLFGISLLTAMKKPFWIIDSDWVTGGISGQALILFAGGLFLLYKSTKEIHEKVEDRGHDEREVKNARGNTLTKAIVQITVINIVFSFDSILTAIGMTNGISPNPNDALVLMIVAVVISVIIMMLFANPVGEFVGKHPSIQILGLSFLILIGFMLIAEAAHIGHLIVFGNEVGTIPKGYLYFAIAFSLMVEFLDLRMKKNKKPSERLSE from the coding sequence ATGTTCGATATTTTTACAAGTCCGGATGCCTGGATAGCCTTATTGACCCTTACTTTTCTTGAAATCGTACTTGGTATAGACAATATCATATTCATTTCAATCGCCGCAGGCAAGCTTGAAAAGAATCAACGCAAAAAAGCGACCAATATAGGTTTGGCACTGGCCATGATCATGCGTATAGTACTGCTTTTTGGTATCTCATTGCTCACAGCGATGAAGAAACCTTTTTGGATCATAGATTCGGATTGGGTCACAGGCGGTATCAGCGGGCAGGCACTTATACTTTTTGCGGGAGGTTTGTTTCTCCTTTATAAAAGTACCAAAGAAATACATGAAAAAGTTGAAGATAGGGGCCACGATGAAAGAGAGGTCAAAAATGCAAGGGGCAATACATTGACAAAGGCCATAGTTCAAATTACGGTCATCAACATAGTTTTTTCTTTTGACTCGATACTAACAGCCATTGGCATGACAAACGGAATATCACCCAACCCGAATGATGCGTTGGTATTAATGATCGTAGCCGTAGTGATATCTGTAATTATTATGATGCTCTTCGCCAATCCAGTGGGAGAATTCGTAGGTAAGCATCCTTCAATTCAAATTTTAGGGCTTTCGTTTTTGATACTTATAGGATTTATGTTGATTGCCGAGGCCGCACACATTGGGCATTTAATTGTATTTGGTAACGAAGTGGGTACCATCCCTAAAGGATACTTGTATTTTGCCATTGCTTTCTCATTAATGGTAGAGTTTTTGGATTTACGAATGAAGAAAAACAA